ACTTAACTCGGACTTAACTTAGATTGTTTCAAGTCAAGTTTTCCTTAAGTTCAAGTCGCCGTTCGGAATACGACCCCAGGTTTTCCGACACTTGGACTTCTGGCACTCGATACTTGGACGACCGGTTCGCGACAGGAGGACATCTGTCTAGCGACGTTAGGACTACTGGTTCCCGACGTTTGGGCGCGACAATCaatgttgctgaacccagCAAGTCCTTTACGAGATTACGACAAGTGAACTCACGGTCCCGGGCCAGCGACGTTtggactctttttctttcggtaagTATTTGAAATTCGATTGGTCTTCATATTTCATTGTAATTATTGTCTAGCTTATATTTATCTTATATTTATAGCTTGGATTTATCGGCTAGATTATAGATTCTCTTATTACTGTAAtgtaaaaaattgaatacaattacgTGAGTTTAGAGCCACTTGCAATAATTGtgtcattgttttatttactttttggacATGTCCTTTAACGAAAACCAAAGTGTTGTTTACGAGTTAGTCGAGAATTTTGTGAAATCGCAAGAATGTCTGGCCAGCGAAGGCCTGGAGTTCGGAGACGGCAAGCAGTTGTTTAAGGGGCTTCCTTGcctgtgttattttttaagccttgtgttattttttaagttattattattttttccttatgtcCTGCCGAAGTGTAACCAAGCACTGTTTAAATTTACGTTTGATCGTGATTGCCATATGTGAATCTACCCAGAAAAATTGTACAACCGTGAACGaagaattttgtatttatgttGTTTAATACATTAACATTTGAACTACAATCTGTTTGTGTTCTgaagtctgactggaacaaacatggttacccatgttcgttccatttcagaatacaagaagggtcagaagtctgactggaacaaacatggttacccatgttcgttccatttcagagtacaatatttacataattgtaattaaacatttcttctataataaaaataaataagttatCCAGTCGATAAATGTAAGCACAAATATCTATACAATAATCATAGTCAATTAAAAATACCTATGTTCTTAACGATCCTTCAGCTGCAACAAATAAGCAAATCCGTGCGTCACTGGATTGGGAGTCCTTTTGTCGCTGGATGAGGAGTTCCTATGTCGTAAAGAacactcgaaaaaaaagaaaacaaaaacaaaaagattctATTACCCGGGAGTTCGAACGTCGATTGCCTGGGAGTCCACTCGTCGTTTAACTGGAAGTCTTTTCGTCGCTGAGTACTGGTCGAGTATTCTGCTATttgggttcagcaacatttTGTTGTGTGTCCAAATGTCGGGAACCACTAGTCCTAAAGTCGATGGGCAGATGTCCTGGCGTCGTGTGCCAGATGTCCAAGTGTCGGAAACCTGCAACCAAAAGTCGTTTACCCTGGAGTCCTTTTGGTAACTCGCCCAAAAGAGTGCATGCCCCCACCACTGCGTGGCTTTAAAGGATGGTCACGTGACCATCCCACTGAGCCAATGAAAACCCTGGAAATGGTGCCGTTTTCTGGTACGGACCCCTCCGTACGTacgtggagaccatgttgGTAAATATAGATAACGCTCGCCATCTATCGCTAAATACACGAACTAGAAACGCCATCTATCGCTAAATACACGAACtaaaacgccatctatcgtTCACAGAAATAATGTTTTCCTGTAGGTCCTCAGGATTAACATCTCTTTGGGGGAGTggaacaaaatttttttctatgttttattttccagcCTCCTCCGGCTCTTTCCGACATCTTCACTTGAAGATCCATCCCACTAGGGGGTGGAGTTTGGCAAATACACGGTATAATACATGATTTACCCGGTACACGTACACGACGATGCGTACACGATCTACACTGGGCCGGATTATGCTATGACAGATTATTGTAGACCCATTCCATCTGGTTGGGGCAAAGCAGAATACCAGGAAAGTACACTGTTGATCCAAATAATACCGTTATAATTAATTGCACCACTTTTGTATAGGTTTAGACAATATTTTACCTTTCCTAGCCAATAAAATGGGAACCAGGATAGTAAGATATCCGAAAAGAATTCGACAATGCCGAAACATGCATAAACAACCCAGTAGGTAAGCCACTTCGTATCgtcatctttttgttttgtttcaattgcttTAATCGATGCATAGGCAGGATAAACGAATCCAATTAAGTTACACACTAGTTGGGcaccaaaaccaaaaactaaatAGACGGCAAGAAAACCGATAGCGCCTTTTTGTACGCTATGATAGATTATTGTAGACCCATTCCATCTGGTTGGGGCAAAGCAGAATACCAGGAAAGTACACTGTTGATCCAAATAATACCGTTATAATTAATTGCACCACTTTTGTATAGGTTTAGACAATATTTTACCTTTCCTAGCCAATAAAATGGGAACCAGGATAGTAAGATATCCGAAAAGAATTCGACAATGCCGAAACATGCATAAACAACCCAGTAGGTAAGCCACTTCGTATCgtcatctttttgttttgtttcaattgcttTAATCGATGCATAGGCAGGATAAACGAATCCAATTAAGTTACACACTAGTTGGGcaccaaaaccaaaaactaaatAGACGGCAAGAAAACCGATAGCGCCTTTTTTGTACGAAAAACAACCGTTAGGAACATAGTCATAATCTCACATCTTAATGTTTTTCACGGTTTTACCTGAAGCGGTATAGATCCGGTCCACCTTAGTATTCCTTTCGGCCATCGTCAACACATCGTTTATTATTCCGGGTTCACTTAAAGCTTTCTGAAAGCGTTGGACGAGTCGCTCCCAAAAATTGGCCATTATTGAAGTTGGCGAATACTTAATCCATAAAATATGACAGGTCAGATATTGGTCGtagttaaaatttaaaaaatatatagtatATAATGTATTTTAGAAAATCAGAGTAAGAagtgacgtttttttttctactgtAATAACAGCAAAATTTACAATTGAAGCCTAACTATTCAAAAGTCAACAGTTGTACAAGGTACTGgaggcaacaacaaaatatgcTGCAAACAAAACTTAACTATCAACGCTCGTTGAAGCTCTCGAAGACAGTTTAGTGTGGCGCAGCGTCCATATCGTCATCGATAAGTAAACTTATCAGCGCATATGTTGTTATAGATTAAATGAGAATGGTAGGAGAGCATTATCTTCGCCTTAGTTTGGACGAAAGTtacttgactttgtttgtaAATGCCTGGCAACATGATCAATAGTGCAAATAAGAGGCTAGATTTATCCACTAACAACATCACACTAACATGCATCATCATTCTTAATCATGCACTGTACTTGAACAAATTGGTTCGATTCTTTTCAACTTAACTATCGATTAAATATGAAGCGGGAAGATGAAGCACATTCAAATATAAATGACGTGTACGTGCTGAagtgaaaatttttacatttcttggttttttttgtgtttgactTGAAGTACATTTGTCTGTACTTTCATGTTATCTTTCATGGAAATTTCGAAAGCGTCTCCTGGTTTCGTAACGTCCGTTTGAACTTTGATGGAGAATGGGTAAAGAATCAAATTCTAGCGGATGCATTAAATTGCTAGAACTCACAACTATGTTagtaaaataaacaattagaACTTTTAAGTGACTTTTTTCTGTATTGTAAGATCAAGTTtacaaaagacacaaaaacGGACTCGTTCAAAAATTTGGGAAATCTTGCACGACTAGTTTTGTAAGGAATTTCAGAGCCCTAAATGGAGAGTTAAGAATCGAGAAAACATAGTAAAAGAATGACAAGACTTCTTCATCCTTGCTATTTGCATTCTTGACCAAGTTGTGTGCTGAAaattgagaaaagaaaaagtaaaaggAGAATTAATATTTAACTAATTTAATTAGCGCATGGGATTTACTTATATCCAATCCTTGGGAAAGAAGTTTAGCGGCATTGTTTGCAGCATCACCAACAACTTTGTCCAACTTCGTATTGTATTTTAAATACCGAGGTCTGATAATCCTATGATAGATTAAAGCGGATCCGTTCCACGAAACAGGAGCAAAGCACCAGACCAGCAGGATACACTAAACAAGatttcagattattattctTTATGAACAACTAGGATTCAGTACTTTGAAAGTAAGATACCTTTGCCAACCAGTGACAAGAGAATATCAGAAAAGAATTCAATTATGCTAAAAAAGGCAAAGACAGTTCAATAAGTAAGCCATTTTGTGTCATCATCTTTTTTGTCAGATTCAATGGCTTTCACTGAGGCCTATGCAGGGTATACAAAACCAATGGAGTTGCACAGTAACTGGGCACCATAGCCAAAAGTTAAATATATTGATATGACTCCGATCATACCTGTgaagaagacaaaaattaGGGAATAATACacttagttaaaaaaaaaaaaaaaaaaactactgcGTACCAAGGGAAATATAGTCTTTTCACTCCTGTTCGTTCTTCAGCTTTGGCTAGCAAATTATTGATGAAGCCAGGTTCGTACAGGACTTTCTCAAGACCTGCACGGTATTGCTCAAGGAACTGTGTCATGTTAGTGGTAGCTTTTGACTAGCTTGTGTAAAGcattctccctctcgggtgaatggctttacgaattaagacaatttgttgtgtaaataaactcagaggcgtatttacccacaatgatgattaTGTATTACTAAGCTGAGGCCAACGGTTTACAAAACGAGTAAGGATACATGAAAGCGAGTCCAATAGGGAAACTGAGCGTGATATTCGAGACAAAGTAATTTGATCTTACCGTGGTAGCGCGGGCGTACAAGCGTGAGGGAATAATAGGAGAAAAACGGGAAACAATACTACTTGCCGACACGTATAGTATTTGGAGTACGTGTTGAGAAGATAATTCGAATACACACGATGCtcggagaggaaagaagaacaaaataagttgGGAGGAATAACTAATGGATTAAGATGAATAAGCTAACACATCAAGATTAAAGTCTACTGTTAAAGAGTGACCATTCAAGCTAAAGGCGACTGAACGTCTTGCAAGCTGATACTTGTCTAACTCTTGTCAGaaagtgggttcaccatgaaacgtcACATCTTCGCGTGTGGCGTGATGTTCGTGACGCAGAGGTGCGTCACACGCGTGAGTCAGAACCCGGAAGTTTTATCTAGGTAAACATGGTTGCACATGAAGCAACTAACAAATACGTTTATAATAgtgaataagaatataatatgaatataaaataagcataagcaaatagatcatattgtgggtatcttgcaaatgtatatatattttgatgGCTTCGTTACACTTGTTTCCAACAAACTGGGGAACtgtaatgaaaaagaagatagGGTATTTTGGTTATCAGCTAATAAATGGGTGCCTTATTGTGTTTCAACTCAATGAAACTGTCACTAACTTTGGCTTCCTACTTGTAGCCTTAAAAGTTTAGATTTGAATGTCAAACCAAAGTTATAAAGTGAAAGCAGAATAAACAAGTCAGGCAGTTCAATTGAATAAGCTCGtttaggaaaagaaaaatgaaaatgcagaTCTGCTCCATTACTGCAGAACCTGTTTTGCAGTTCAACGGACGTTGATCGGTTTTCAATTTCGTTGTGTAAATAACTTACGGTATAGAAGAGCCGTTGGGTAGAGACGCGTTActgaaattaattgattgaATAAAATTGAGtataaaccaaaaaatgtaaagccgTGGGCTAACTGGGATGTTCTCCAGTGCTCTGACCTCTGAGGGCCTTGAATGGTTCCATAGCATGTTAAATTTGGCctgaaaaaactcatgagacTGTTTGGCTCTGTCAGAAATGTAAAAGCCTTGCCCAAAATTAACTTTCAAAACGTTGGTAAAAACAAATatgtttgactttaaattacCTGCGATTCctgttaaaattttctttttttatttattgaaataTTAACATTTCGCGATTTCGCCAGCCATCCAGCAGCCTTCTGTTTCGCAACGTTGTTTCGCACTTTAGCATGGGAATGAAACACCATTCAGCGGCTAAACCGCGAAACAAACCATCTTGATTCGCACCGCGTTTCGCGTTTTAGTCGCTGTTTGTTTCGCGTTTCGCTTCCGCATTTTAGGGACACCCGCAAACCGAATACATGGCCGCCGTCATGAAATGCGACATGGCGTTACGTGTAGCTATCCTGGAAAGAGCTCACTGCGCAAAGGGCAGCCGTGCACGAAATTGAAGCAGAATTGACTACGAGATAAAAACACAgataatgaaacaaaacaaaaatgctaCAAAGAAGTTCAAAAACTGGAACAAAGCTTGGAGGCTTTGAAGACCTATGCCTATGGCTTCCGCACCAAAAGGCAACAATGGGTTCTAAGAACGAAATTGGTTTCaacggccaaaaaaaaaaaaccaagctAAAACCATCCAACGGAAACCAAGGCACACAAAAGGTAAAAGGCAAAAGTTTTTAAAAGTATTCTACAAATCACCCACACACAGGATAAACCCGCTCGAAACGAATGCTAAACAAGTTGACATGcattaaaaactaaaactatGCCAGTATAATTTTCTGTTTGcataaatttaatttaaaacaatcatATGAAAAAACAGAATCAGGAAATTAATCAAAGCAAGGAAAAACAGTATCAGCAAAAGGGATTCATTGGCTTTCAAAGGCAAGTACAATGAAAGAATTGAGATGTAAAGGTGCAAGGCGGCAAAGCATTGCATTGCATGCATCTCTTCAACTTTTTGCTTTTGCATGGTAAGGAAAGGGTAAGTCCAGATGTTTTTTACATATCCTAATTGCAAGTAATTAATTTCGATTACCTAGAGACCGTCTGGCGACTTCAGCACTGCAATAAGTGTCCAGTTTCCTGTACTCGGTAACTATAACCACCATCTTGAGTCTTTTTTACGAGTAGCTACAGTTTTCACAAATTTTGGGTTTCTAATGAGCTTTTGGTTCAAAGttttttgaatgaaattgACTCTCCACACCTTACTATTGACTCTCGATTAGACCTTACTTAActgttattattgtttttctgCCATCCTTATTTTCTTACAGTCACcattttcatgattttttcttttgttgtcttCCCACATCCGTTTGTCACATTTGACAACAACATTATTGGTGAGAAAAGGACCGAGCGATGTAAACCACATTAACTACTCATTGGTCGTTTAGTAGATGTGTAAATCATCGAATCTAATCattattttagttttaatcTATCGCTATCGTGTCTGGATTTGACACAGCTGTCCGCTGATACTTGTATGCGGCAATCCCATTTAGTCACCGAGTGCAACATTTTTTTCGCGCTAAATCTCATACAGGTTGAGGTGTTCCTGTTAAcaaaatttttccatttgcCCCATGTCACCAGAATCTAAAGGGCtgcaaaattttcaaaattaggAGGTATTATTATATAATTTTCAAAAACCGCGTACGCGTAAATACCCATCTCctaaaaaaacgaagaactgCTCCGCCCGTTAGAAAAGGATATAGAATGAATGAAAGGAATAGAATGTATCCGATACAGATGAGAAATTTAAGCAAAGAGGTCTTATAACATGCAAACAAGGTTTTACCCGGTACTGCCATCTAGTGTTTGGCCTTTCTTACAAAAATCGGTGGACGACTGGACGAGCTGTTCTAATACTTTTAGATACCTCGGTACGCGCTCCATTCGGTTATTCTTCATGATGGTACCATGGACTGGCAACTGCGCAAGGCAGACAGATACAGATACTGTAGATAAGAAACGGTTCGCAACAATTCTTTTTCGTTCTTGCCGCTTGCCCTCTGTACTTGCTCCTTTAGCGATACTTCATGACCAAGTACCAGAAACTAGTTGCGTACGCAAATACGCTGATTCTGGTCGAAGGTTGAGTGTTTACGTTGTGCAATGTCGTGATAATCAACGCAGTATTTTTCACAGCTGAACAGCTGAGAATAGTTGAGTAGCCGACGCTGACGCAGTAATTTGCCAGAAGTTCTATTagatttcttcttcatttgaGATAATATACAAGTGCTAACTTGTAGTACAGTTTACGATGGACGAAAGCGAGAAATTATCTAAAAGCGAAACAATTCGCCTTCGGAAAAAATTCATCGCGTAATAAAGACTCGTTATTCCCAGTGCACTACTACAGTTGTGCATGCATTCTTCAGTATATTATAGtcattttttctaattctgGTTCATTGTTGAACGTGAAATACcattttcaattaatttttcttccattaATGCAGGCCATCTTGCAAGCTGTTTTTCAAAGCTGACCCACTTAAAATAATTTCTGCTAAAGGTCAATATATGTTCAATGAGAAAGGAGATAAATATTTAGATTGCATCAATAATGTAACTCATGGTGAATATaaacattttttccttttaaagaTAGCTGAACAAGCATCCATTTATGTTAAATAGTGGGACACAGCCATCCAAAAATTGCTGAGGTGGCATTCAAACAGCTCaaaacattgaatacaaactCTAGGTTTCTCCATGATAATCTTGTCCTGTATGCTGAGAGGTTGACAAGTCTATTACCTTCTCCACTTAgtgtctgtttttttgttaattctGGATCAGAAGCTAATGACCTAGCTCTGAGACTTGCTAGAACACATACAAAACGCAAAGAAGTAATTGTGTTAGATCAGTAAGTGTATTTCatccattttttaattcttaaCTTTTGGTTGTGT
This genomic stretch from Daphnia magna isolate NIES linkage group LG10, ASM2063170v1.1, whole genome shotgun sequence harbors:
- the LOC123477016 gene encoding receptor expression-enhancing protein 6-like, giving the protein MANFWERLVQRFQKALSEPGIINDVLTMAERNTKVDRIYTASGAIGFLAVYLVFGFGAQLVCNLIGFVYPAYASIKAIETKQKDDDTKWLTYWVVYACFGIVEFFSDILLSWFPFYWLGKCTFLVFCFAPTRWNGSTIIYHSVQKGAIGFLAVYLVFGFGAQLVCNLIGFVYPAYASIKAIETKQKDDDTKWLTYWVVYACFGIVEFFSDILLSWFPFYWLGKCTFLVFCFAPTRWNGSTIICHSIIRPSVDRVRIVVYVYRVNHVLYRVFAKLHPLVGWIFK